One Mya arenaria isolate MELC-2E11 chromosome 7, ASM2691426v1 genomic window carries:
- the LOC128240868 gene encoding outer dynein arm-docking complex subunit 4-like isoform X11, with amino-acid sequence MPRQGGDHGSENQEGAISFETLRDEGQHFVHVQQFDKAIESFTKALELKPDDQHCLVTRSKCYLQVGNAEASLTDAESALEQNKQLIKGLYQKAEALYQKGDFETALVYYHRGNRLRPELQEFRLGIQKSQEAINNSIGQPESVKLESNKGDMSYFYKQEEEAKAKDFESTPKPSTMIFRQKTNVEPEAKKQQRGAYQKPTAKKEERKDREAPKGPADTKTIKQLLGELYGDKEYLEKLLKDQSLTGKTNRNDMSREIKDKVCDGLEYLYARADFWRQQKPMYARKRDAQRQREEWNKGSRKGGRGSMEKVLNNLEKIEEAQSEGRYQESLELAKNTLKLVENASEEDIQNKPELIASLNSSIGNAYLELNKLNQSMDYHQRDLDIAREHNLEDAKSRALDNLGRVHARKGEYEKAIEVWQEKIPTAKSPLESTWLYHEIGRCYLELGKYHDARDYGEKSLVAAQEADDEGWQLHASVLVAQSEVKLGQYENAASSFEKSLELARRQNDTAAEDAITKALEEVNNKIVQGVKDDDGEQTRTTDDTKTEQQKQDTDDKDTDDKKSTDDKDQDKVE; translated from the exons ATGCCAAGGCAGGGAGGTGATCACGGTTCAGAGAACCAAGAAGGGGCTATTTCCTTTGAAACATTACGAGATGAAGGCCAGCACTTTGTACATGTGCAACAATTCGACAAAGCCATTGAAAGTTTCACAAAG GCCTTAGAGCTAAAGCCAGATGACCAGCACTGTCTTGTTACGCGTTCTAAGTGCTACCTGCAGGTTGGAAATGCTGAGGCCTCACTCACTGACGCTGAGAGCGCTCTTGAACAGAACAAACAGCTTATCAAG GGTCTGTATCAAAAAGCAGAGGCACTGTACCAGAAGGGTGATTTTGAGACGGCCCTTGTGTACTATCACCGTGGTAACAGACTGCGTCCTGAGCTCCAGGAATTCAGACTGGGCATACAGAAATCACAGGAAGCCATCAACAACAGCATTGGAC aACCGGAGTCCGTGAAGTTGGAGTCAAATAAGGGTGATATGTCATATTTCTACAAGCAAGAAGAG GAAGCAAAGGCCAAG GATTTTGAAAGTACGCCAAAACCATCTACAATGATATTTAGACAGAAGACAAATGTTGAGCCTGAG GCTAAAAAGCAGCAGAGAGGGGCATACCAAAAGCCAACAGCAAAGAAGGAGGAACGCAAGGACCGTGAGGCTCCCAAGGGGCCTGCAGACACAAAGACAATCAAACAACTCCTTGGGGAGCTCTACGGGGACAAGGAATACCTTGAGAAACTACTCAAAGATCAGA GTCTGACAGGGAAGACGAACCGTAATGACATGAGCCGGGAGATCAAGGACAAAGTTTGTGACGGGCTGGAGTACCTGTATGCCCGGGCAGACTTCTGGCGTCAACAGAAGCCCATGTACGCCCGGAAGCGTGATGCCCAGCGACAACGAGAGGAGTGGAACAAGGGCTCACGCAAAGGTGGACGTGGTTCAATGGAGAAGGTGCTTAATAACCTGGAGAAGATTGAGGAAG CCCAGAGTGAGGGACGTTACCAAGAAAGCCTGGAGCTGGCCAAAAACACACTGAAACTTGTGGAGAACGCCTCTGAAGAAGATATTCAGAACAAGCCAGAACTCATCGCAAGTCTTAACAGCAGCATCGGGAACGCGTACCTGGAGTTGAACAAGCTCAACCAGTCCATGGACTACCATCAACGAGATTTGGATATCGCGAGAGAACA CAATTTGGAGGATGCAAAATCTCGAGCCCTTGACAACCTTGGCCGTGTTCACGCCAGAAAGGGAGAATACGAAAAAGCCATTGAAGT ATGGCAAGAAAAGATACCCACTGCCAAGTCACCCTTGGAAAGTACCTGGCTATACCACGAGATTGGTCGATGTTACCTTGAGCTGGGGAAGTACCACGATGCTCGAGATTATGGGGAAAAGTCTTTAGTCGCCGCTCAGGAGGCTGACGATGAAGGGTGGCAGTTACACGCTAGTGTTCTTGTTGCACAGTCAGAAG taaaactaggccaatatgaaaatGCAGCTAGTTCATTCGAGAAATCATTAGAGCTTGCAAGGCGACAGAACGACACTGCAGCAGAAGATGCCATTACCAAAGCTCTAGAAGAAGTCAACAATAAAATAGTTCAAGGTGTGAaggatgatgatggtg
- the LOC128240868 gene encoding outer dynein arm-docking complex subunit 4-like isoform X4, producing the protein MPRQGGDHGSENQEGAISFETLRDEGQHFVHVQQFDKAIESFTKALELKPDDQHCLVTRSKCYLQVGNAEASLTDAESALEQNKQLIKGLYQKAEALYQKGDFETALVYYHRGNRLRPELQEFRLGIQKSQEAINNSIGQPESVKLESNKGDMSYFYKQEEEAKAKAKKQQRGAYQKPTAKKEERKDREAPKGPADTKTIKQLLGELYGDKEYLEKLLKDQSLTGKTNRNDMSREIKDKVCDGLEYLYARADFWRQQKPMYARKRDAQRQREEWNKGSRKGGRGSMEKVLNNLEKIEEAQSEGRYQESLELAKNTLKLVENASEEDIQNKPELIASLNSSIGNAYLELNKLNQSMDYHQRDLDIAREHNLEDAKSRALDNLGRVHARKGEYEKAIEVWQEKIPTAKSPLESTWLYHEIGRCYLELGKYHDARDYGEKSLVAAQEADDEGWQLHASVLVAQSEVKLGQYENAASSFEKSLELARRQNDTAAEDAITKALEEVNNKIVQGVKDDDGVQDRYDDDFETGQKSASPREPTPPPKQLSPEQRPKSVTYKEPEAEAEPEEVEEEEEIQETEIDKPSSTEPETSPQEEDVTKQHQAPAEPEQLPGQQEEEQTRTTDDTKTEQQKQDTDDKDTDDKKSTDDKDQDKVE; encoded by the exons ATGCCAAGGCAGGGAGGTGATCACGGTTCAGAGAACCAAGAAGGGGCTATTTCCTTTGAAACATTACGAGATGAAGGCCAGCACTTTGTACATGTGCAACAATTCGACAAAGCCATTGAAAGTTTCACAAAG GCCTTAGAGCTAAAGCCAGATGACCAGCACTGTCTTGTTACGCGTTCTAAGTGCTACCTGCAGGTTGGAAATGCTGAGGCCTCACTCACTGACGCTGAGAGCGCTCTTGAACAGAACAAACAGCTTATCAAG GGTCTGTATCAAAAAGCAGAGGCACTGTACCAGAAGGGTGATTTTGAGACGGCCCTTGTGTACTATCACCGTGGTAACAGACTGCGTCCTGAGCTCCAGGAATTCAGACTGGGCATACAGAAATCACAGGAAGCCATCAACAACAGCATTGGAC aACCGGAGTCCGTGAAGTTGGAGTCAAATAAGGGTGATATGTCATATTTCTACAAGCAAGAAGAG GAAGCAAAGGCCAAG GCTAAAAAGCAGCAGAGAGGGGCATACCAAAAGCCAACAGCAAAGAAGGAGGAACGCAAGGACCGTGAGGCTCCCAAGGGGCCTGCAGACACAAAGACAATCAAACAACTCCTTGGGGAGCTCTACGGGGACAAGGAATACCTTGAGAAACTACTCAAAGATCAGA GTCTGACAGGGAAGACGAACCGTAATGACATGAGCCGGGAGATCAAGGACAAAGTTTGTGACGGGCTGGAGTACCTGTATGCCCGGGCAGACTTCTGGCGTCAACAGAAGCCCATGTACGCCCGGAAGCGTGATGCCCAGCGACAACGAGAGGAGTGGAACAAGGGCTCACGCAAAGGTGGACGTGGTTCAATGGAGAAGGTGCTTAATAACCTGGAGAAGATTGAGGAAG CCCAGAGTGAGGGACGTTACCAAGAAAGCCTGGAGCTGGCCAAAAACACACTGAAACTTGTGGAGAACGCCTCTGAAGAAGATATTCAGAACAAGCCAGAACTCATCGCAAGTCTTAACAGCAGCATCGGGAACGCGTACCTGGAGTTGAACAAGCTCAACCAGTCCATGGACTACCATCAACGAGATTTGGATATCGCGAGAGAACA CAATTTGGAGGATGCAAAATCTCGAGCCCTTGACAACCTTGGCCGTGTTCACGCCAGAAAGGGAGAATACGAAAAAGCCATTGAAGT ATGGCAAGAAAAGATACCCACTGCCAAGTCACCCTTGGAAAGTACCTGGCTATACCACGAGATTGGTCGATGTTACCTTGAGCTGGGGAAGTACCACGATGCTCGAGATTATGGGGAAAAGTCTTTAGTCGCCGCTCAGGAGGCTGACGATGAAGGGTGGCAGTTACACGCTAGTGTTCTTGTTGCACAGTCAGAAG taaaactaggccaatatgaaaatGCAGCTAGTTCATTCGAGAAATCATTAGAGCTTGCAAGGCGACAGAACGACACTGCAGCAGAAGATGCCATTACCAAAGCTCTAGAAGAAGTCAACAATAAAATAGTTCAAGGTGTGAaggatgatgatggtg TCCAAGACAGATACGATGATGATTTTGAGACAG GTCAAAAGTCCGCTTCTCCACGAGAACCAACACCTCCACCAAAACAATTATCACCTGAGCAGAGGCCAAAATCTGTAACTTACAAGGAACCTGAag CTGAAGCAGAGCCTGAGGAGGTagaggaagaagaagaaattCAAG AAACAGAAATAGACAAACCTAGCTCAACTGAGCCGGAAACCAGTCCACAGGAAGAAGATGTAACCAAGCAACATCAAGCACCTGCTGAACCAGAGCAGTTGCCAGGACAACAGGAAGAAG
- the LOC128240868 gene encoding outer dynein arm-docking complex subunit 4-like isoform X7, which translates to MPRQGGDHGSENQEGAISFETLRDEGQHFVHVQQFDKAIESFTKALELKPDDQHCLVTRSKCYLQVGNAEASLTDAESALEQNKQLIKGLYQKAEALYQKGDFETALVYYHRGNRLRPELQEFRLGIQKSQEAINNSIGQPESVKLESNKGDMSYFYKQEEEAKAKDFESTPKPSTMIFRQKTNVEPEAKKQQRGAYQKPTAKKEERKDREAPKGPADTKTIKQLLGELYGDKEYLEKLLKDQSLTGKTNRNDMSREIKDKVCDGLEYLYARADFWRQQKPMYARKRDAQRQREEWNKGSRKGGRGSMEKVLNNLEKIEEAQSEGRYQESLELAKNTLKLVENASEEDIQNKPELIASLNSSIGNAYLELNKLNQSMDYHQRDLDIAREHNLEDAKSRALDNLGRVHARKGEYEKAIEVWQEKIPTAKSPLESTWLYHEIGRCYLELGKYHDARDYGEKSLVAAQEADDEGWQLHASVLVAQSEVKLGQYENAASSFEKSLELARRQNDTAAEDAITKALEEVNNKIVQGVKDDDGVQDRYDDDFETGQKSASPREPTPPPKQLSPEQRPKSVTYKEPEAEAEPEEVEEEEEIQEQTRTTDDTKTEQQKQDTDDKDTDDKKSTDDKDQDKVE; encoded by the exons ATGCCAAGGCAGGGAGGTGATCACGGTTCAGAGAACCAAGAAGGGGCTATTTCCTTTGAAACATTACGAGATGAAGGCCAGCACTTTGTACATGTGCAACAATTCGACAAAGCCATTGAAAGTTTCACAAAG GCCTTAGAGCTAAAGCCAGATGACCAGCACTGTCTTGTTACGCGTTCTAAGTGCTACCTGCAGGTTGGAAATGCTGAGGCCTCACTCACTGACGCTGAGAGCGCTCTTGAACAGAACAAACAGCTTATCAAG GGTCTGTATCAAAAAGCAGAGGCACTGTACCAGAAGGGTGATTTTGAGACGGCCCTTGTGTACTATCACCGTGGTAACAGACTGCGTCCTGAGCTCCAGGAATTCAGACTGGGCATACAGAAATCACAGGAAGCCATCAACAACAGCATTGGAC aACCGGAGTCCGTGAAGTTGGAGTCAAATAAGGGTGATATGTCATATTTCTACAAGCAAGAAGAG GAAGCAAAGGCCAAG GATTTTGAAAGTACGCCAAAACCATCTACAATGATATTTAGACAGAAGACAAATGTTGAGCCTGAG GCTAAAAAGCAGCAGAGAGGGGCATACCAAAAGCCAACAGCAAAGAAGGAGGAACGCAAGGACCGTGAGGCTCCCAAGGGGCCTGCAGACACAAAGACAATCAAACAACTCCTTGGGGAGCTCTACGGGGACAAGGAATACCTTGAGAAACTACTCAAAGATCAGA GTCTGACAGGGAAGACGAACCGTAATGACATGAGCCGGGAGATCAAGGACAAAGTTTGTGACGGGCTGGAGTACCTGTATGCCCGGGCAGACTTCTGGCGTCAACAGAAGCCCATGTACGCCCGGAAGCGTGATGCCCAGCGACAACGAGAGGAGTGGAACAAGGGCTCACGCAAAGGTGGACGTGGTTCAATGGAGAAGGTGCTTAATAACCTGGAGAAGATTGAGGAAG CCCAGAGTGAGGGACGTTACCAAGAAAGCCTGGAGCTGGCCAAAAACACACTGAAACTTGTGGAGAACGCCTCTGAAGAAGATATTCAGAACAAGCCAGAACTCATCGCAAGTCTTAACAGCAGCATCGGGAACGCGTACCTGGAGTTGAACAAGCTCAACCAGTCCATGGACTACCATCAACGAGATTTGGATATCGCGAGAGAACA CAATTTGGAGGATGCAAAATCTCGAGCCCTTGACAACCTTGGCCGTGTTCACGCCAGAAAGGGAGAATACGAAAAAGCCATTGAAGT ATGGCAAGAAAAGATACCCACTGCCAAGTCACCCTTGGAAAGTACCTGGCTATACCACGAGATTGGTCGATGTTACCTTGAGCTGGGGAAGTACCACGATGCTCGAGATTATGGGGAAAAGTCTTTAGTCGCCGCTCAGGAGGCTGACGATGAAGGGTGGCAGTTACACGCTAGTGTTCTTGTTGCACAGTCAGAAG taaaactaggccaatatgaaaatGCAGCTAGTTCATTCGAGAAATCATTAGAGCTTGCAAGGCGACAGAACGACACTGCAGCAGAAGATGCCATTACCAAAGCTCTAGAAGAAGTCAACAATAAAATAGTTCAAGGTGTGAaggatgatgatggtg TCCAAGACAGATACGATGATGATTTTGAGACAG GTCAAAAGTCCGCTTCTCCACGAGAACCAACACCTCCACCAAAACAATTATCACCTGAGCAGAGGCCAAAATCTGTAACTTACAAGGAACCTGAag CTGAAGCAGAGCCTGAGGAGGTagaggaagaagaagaaattCAAG
- the LOC128240868 gene encoding outer dynein arm-docking complex subunit 4-like isoform X10, which produces MPRQGGDHGSENQEGAISFETLRDEGQHFVHVQQFDKAIESFTKALELKPDDQHCLVTRSKCYLQVGNAEASLTDAESALEQNKQLIKGLYQKAEALYQKGDFETALVYYHRGNRLRPELQEFRLGIQKSQEAINNSIGQPESVKLESNKGDMSYFYKQEEEAKAKDFESTPKPSTMIFRQKTNVEPEAKKQQRGAYQKPTAKKEERKDREAPKGPADTKTIKQLLGELYGDKEYLEKLLKDQSLTGKTNRNDMSREIKDKVCDGLEYLYARADFWRQQKPMYARKRDAQRQREEWNKGSRKGGRGSMEKVLNNLEKIEEAQSEGRYQESLELAKNTLKLVENASEEDIQNKPELIASLNSSIGNAYLELNKLNQSMDYHQRDLDIAREHNLEDAKSRALDNLGRVHARKGEYEKAIEVWQEKIPTAKSPLESTWLYHEIGRCYLELGKYHDARDYGEKSLVAAQEADDEGWQLHASVLVAQSEVKLGQYENAASSFEKSLELARRQNDTAAEDAITKALEEVNNKIVQGVKDDDGVQDRYDDDFETEQTRTTDDTKTEQQKQDTDDKDTDDKKSTDDKDQDKVE; this is translated from the exons ATGCCAAGGCAGGGAGGTGATCACGGTTCAGAGAACCAAGAAGGGGCTATTTCCTTTGAAACATTACGAGATGAAGGCCAGCACTTTGTACATGTGCAACAATTCGACAAAGCCATTGAAAGTTTCACAAAG GCCTTAGAGCTAAAGCCAGATGACCAGCACTGTCTTGTTACGCGTTCTAAGTGCTACCTGCAGGTTGGAAATGCTGAGGCCTCACTCACTGACGCTGAGAGCGCTCTTGAACAGAACAAACAGCTTATCAAG GGTCTGTATCAAAAAGCAGAGGCACTGTACCAGAAGGGTGATTTTGAGACGGCCCTTGTGTACTATCACCGTGGTAACAGACTGCGTCCTGAGCTCCAGGAATTCAGACTGGGCATACAGAAATCACAGGAAGCCATCAACAACAGCATTGGAC aACCGGAGTCCGTGAAGTTGGAGTCAAATAAGGGTGATATGTCATATTTCTACAAGCAAGAAGAG GAAGCAAAGGCCAAG GATTTTGAAAGTACGCCAAAACCATCTACAATGATATTTAGACAGAAGACAAATGTTGAGCCTGAG GCTAAAAAGCAGCAGAGAGGGGCATACCAAAAGCCAACAGCAAAGAAGGAGGAACGCAAGGACCGTGAGGCTCCCAAGGGGCCTGCAGACACAAAGACAATCAAACAACTCCTTGGGGAGCTCTACGGGGACAAGGAATACCTTGAGAAACTACTCAAAGATCAGA GTCTGACAGGGAAGACGAACCGTAATGACATGAGCCGGGAGATCAAGGACAAAGTTTGTGACGGGCTGGAGTACCTGTATGCCCGGGCAGACTTCTGGCGTCAACAGAAGCCCATGTACGCCCGGAAGCGTGATGCCCAGCGACAACGAGAGGAGTGGAACAAGGGCTCACGCAAAGGTGGACGTGGTTCAATGGAGAAGGTGCTTAATAACCTGGAGAAGATTGAGGAAG CCCAGAGTGAGGGACGTTACCAAGAAAGCCTGGAGCTGGCCAAAAACACACTGAAACTTGTGGAGAACGCCTCTGAAGAAGATATTCAGAACAAGCCAGAACTCATCGCAAGTCTTAACAGCAGCATCGGGAACGCGTACCTGGAGTTGAACAAGCTCAACCAGTCCATGGACTACCATCAACGAGATTTGGATATCGCGAGAGAACA CAATTTGGAGGATGCAAAATCTCGAGCCCTTGACAACCTTGGCCGTGTTCACGCCAGAAAGGGAGAATACGAAAAAGCCATTGAAGT ATGGCAAGAAAAGATACCCACTGCCAAGTCACCCTTGGAAAGTACCTGGCTATACCACGAGATTGGTCGATGTTACCTTGAGCTGGGGAAGTACCACGATGCTCGAGATTATGGGGAAAAGTCTTTAGTCGCCGCTCAGGAGGCTGACGATGAAGGGTGGCAGTTACACGCTAGTGTTCTTGTTGCACAGTCAGAAG taaaactaggccaatatgaaaatGCAGCTAGTTCATTCGAGAAATCATTAGAGCTTGCAAGGCGACAGAACGACACTGCAGCAGAAGATGCCATTACCAAAGCTCTAGAAGAAGTCAACAATAAAATAGTTCAAGGTGTGAaggatgatgatggtg TCCAAGACAGATACGATGATGATTTTGAGACAG
- the LOC128240868 gene encoding outer dynein arm-docking complex subunit 4-like isoform X9, translated as MPRQGGDHGSENQEGAISFETLRDEGQHFVHVQQFDKAIESFTKALELKPDDQHCLVTRSKCYLQVGNAEASLTDAESALEQNKQLIKGLYQKAEALYQKGDFETALVYYHRGNRLRPELQEFRLGIQKSQEAINNSIGQPESVKLESNKGDMSYFYKQEEEAKAKDFESTPKPSTMIFRQKTNVEPEAKKQQRGAYQKPTAKKEERKDREAPKGPADTKTIKQLLGELYGDKEYLEKLLKDQSLTGKTNRNDMSREIKDKVCDGLEYLYARADFWRQQKPMYARKRDAQRQREEWNKGSRKGGRGSMEKVLNNLEKIEEAQSEGRYQESLELAKNTLKLVENASEEDIQNKPELIASLNSSIGNAYLELNKLNQSMDYHQRDLDIAREHNLEDAKSRALDNLGRVHARKGEYEKAIEVWQEKIPTAKSPLESTWLYHEIGRCYLELGKYHDARDYGEKSLVAAQEADDEGWQLHASVLVAQSEVKLGQYENAASSFEKSLELARRQNDTAAEDAITKALEEVNNKIVQGVKDDDGVQDRYDDDFETAEAEPEEVEEEEEIQEQTRTTDDTKTEQQKQDTDDKDTDDKKSTDDKDQDKVE; from the exons ATGCCAAGGCAGGGAGGTGATCACGGTTCAGAGAACCAAGAAGGGGCTATTTCCTTTGAAACATTACGAGATGAAGGCCAGCACTTTGTACATGTGCAACAATTCGACAAAGCCATTGAAAGTTTCACAAAG GCCTTAGAGCTAAAGCCAGATGACCAGCACTGTCTTGTTACGCGTTCTAAGTGCTACCTGCAGGTTGGAAATGCTGAGGCCTCACTCACTGACGCTGAGAGCGCTCTTGAACAGAACAAACAGCTTATCAAG GGTCTGTATCAAAAAGCAGAGGCACTGTACCAGAAGGGTGATTTTGAGACGGCCCTTGTGTACTATCACCGTGGTAACAGACTGCGTCCTGAGCTCCAGGAATTCAGACTGGGCATACAGAAATCACAGGAAGCCATCAACAACAGCATTGGAC aACCGGAGTCCGTGAAGTTGGAGTCAAATAAGGGTGATATGTCATATTTCTACAAGCAAGAAGAG GAAGCAAAGGCCAAG GATTTTGAAAGTACGCCAAAACCATCTACAATGATATTTAGACAGAAGACAAATGTTGAGCCTGAG GCTAAAAAGCAGCAGAGAGGGGCATACCAAAAGCCAACAGCAAAGAAGGAGGAACGCAAGGACCGTGAGGCTCCCAAGGGGCCTGCAGACACAAAGACAATCAAACAACTCCTTGGGGAGCTCTACGGGGACAAGGAATACCTTGAGAAACTACTCAAAGATCAGA GTCTGACAGGGAAGACGAACCGTAATGACATGAGCCGGGAGATCAAGGACAAAGTTTGTGACGGGCTGGAGTACCTGTATGCCCGGGCAGACTTCTGGCGTCAACAGAAGCCCATGTACGCCCGGAAGCGTGATGCCCAGCGACAACGAGAGGAGTGGAACAAGGGCTCACGCAAAGGTGGACGTGGTTCAATGGAGAAGGTGCTTAATAACCTGGAGAAGATTGAGGAAG CCCAGAGTGAGGGACGTTACCAAGAAAGCCTGGAGCTGGCCAAAAACACACTGAAACTTGTGGAGAACGCCTCTGAAGAAGATATTCAGAACAAGCCAGAACTCATCGCAAGTCTTAACAGCAGCATCGGGAACGCGTACCTGGAGTTGAACAAGCTCAACCAGTCCATGGACTACCATCAACGAGATTTGGATATCGCGAGAGAACA CAATTTGGAGGATGCAAAATCTCGAGCCCTTGACAACCTTGGCCGTGTTCACGCCAGAAAGGGAGAATACGAAAAAGCCATTGAAGT ATGGCAAGAAAAGATACCCACTGCCAAGTCACCCTTGGAAAGTACCTGGCTATACCACGAGATTGGTCGATGTTACCTTGAGCTGGGGAAGTACCACGATGCTCGAGATTATGGGGAAAAGTCTTTAGTCGCCGCTCAGGAGGCTGACGATGAAGGGTGGCAGTTACACGCTAGTGTTCTTGTTGCACAGTCAGAAG taaaactaggccaatatgaaaatGCAGCTAGTTCATTCGAGAAATCATTAGAGCTTGCAAGGCGACAGAACGACACTGCAGCAGAAGATGCCATTACCAAAGCTCTAGAAGAAGTCAACAATAAAATAGTTCAAGGTGTGAaggatgatgatggtg TCCAAGACAGATACGATGATGATTTTGAGACAG CTGAAGCAGAGCCTGAGGAGGTagaggaagaagaagaaattCAAG
- the LOC128240868 gene encoding outer dynein arm-docking complex subunit 4-like isoform X2, with the protein MPRQGGDHGSENQEGAISFETLRDEGQHFVHVQQFDKAIESFTKALELKPDDQHCLVTRSKCYLQVGNAEASLTDAESALEQNKQLIKGLYQKAEALYQKGDFETALVYYHRGNRLRPELQEFRLGIQKSQEAINNSIGQPESVKLESNKGDMSYFYKQEEDFESTPKPSTMIFRQKTNVEPEAKKQQRGAYQKPTAKKEERKDREAPKGPADTKTIKQLLGELYGDKEYLEKLLKDQSLTGKTNRNDMSREIKDKVCDGLEYLYARADFWRQQKPMYARKRDAQRQREEWNKGSRKGGRGSMEKVLNNLEKIEEAQSEGRYQESLELAKNTLKLVENASEEDIQNKPELIASLNSSIGNAYLELNKLNQSMDYHQRDLDIAREHNLEDAKSRALDNLGRVHARKGEYEKAIEVWQEKIPTAKSPLESTWLYHEIGRCYLELGKYHDARDYGEKSLVAAQEADDEGWQLHASVLVAQSEVKLGQYENAASSFEKSLELARRQNDTAAEDAITKALEEVNNKIVQGVKDDDGVQDRYDDDFETGQKSASPREPTPPPKQLSPEQRPKSVTYKEPEAEAEPEEVEEEEEIQETEIDKPSSTEPETSPQEEDVTKQHQAPAEPEQLPGQQEEEQTRTTDDTKTEQQKQDTDDKDTDDKKSTDDKDQDKVE; encoded by the exons ATGCCAAGGCAGGGAGGTGATCACGGTTCAGAGAACCAAGAAGGGGCTATTTCCTTTGAAACATTACGAGATGAAGGCCAGCACTTTGTACATGTGCAACAATTCGACAAAGCCATTGAAAGTTTCACAAAG GCCTTAGAGCTAAAGCCAGATGACCAGCACTGTCTTGTTACGCGTTCTAAGTGCTACCTGCAGGTTGGAAATGCTGAGGCCTCACTCACTGACGCTGAGAGCGCTCTTGAACAGAACAAACAGCTTATCAAG GGTCTGTATCAAAAAGCAGAGGCACTGTACCAGAAGGGTGATTTTGAGACGGCCCTTGTGTACTATCACCGTGGTAACAGACTGCGTCCTGAGCTCCAGGAATTCAGACTGGGCATACAGAAATCACAGGAAGCCATCAACAACAGCATTGGAC aACCGGAGTCCGTGAAGTTGGAGTCAAATAAGGGTGATATGTCATATTTCTACAAGCAAGAAGAG GATTTTGAAAGTACGCCAAAACCATCTACAATGATATTTAGACAGAAGACAAATGTTGAGCCTGAG GCTAAAAAGCAGCAGAGAGGGGCATACCAAAAGCCAACAGCAAAGAAGGAGGAACGCAAGGACCGTGAGGCTCCCAAGGGGCCTGCAGACACAAAGACAATCAAACAACTCCTTGGGGAGCTCTACGGGGACAAGGAATACCTTGAGAAACTACTCAAAGATCAGA GTCTGACAGGGAAGACGAACCGTAATGACATGAGCCGGGAGATCAAGGACAAAGTTTGTGACGGGCTGGAGTACCTGTATGCCCGGGCAGACTTCTGGCGTCAACAGAAGCCCATGTACGCCCGGAAGCGTGATGCCCAGCGACAACGAGAGGAGTGGAACAAGGGCTCACGCAAAGGTGGACGTGGTTCAATGGAGAAGGTGCTTAATAACCTGGAGAAGATTGAGGAAG CCCAGAGTGAGGGACGTTACCAAGAAAGCCTGGAGCTGGCCAAAAACACACTGAAACTTGTGGAGAACGCCTCTGAAGAAGATATTCAGAACAAGCCAGAACTCATCGCAAGTCTTAACAGCAGCATCGGGAACGCGTACCTGGAGTTGAACAAGCTCAACCAGTCCATGGACTACCATCAACGAGATTTGGATATCGCGAGAGAACA CAATTTGGAGGATGCAAAATCTCGAGCCCTTGACAACCTTGGCCGTGTTCACGCCAGAAAGGGAGAATACGAAAAAGCCATTGAAGT ATGGCAAGAAAAGATACCCACTGCCAAGTCACCCTTGGAAAGTACCTGGCTATACCACGAGATTGGTCGATGTTACCTTGAGCTGGGGAAGTACCACGATGCTCGAGATTATGGGGAAAAGTCTTTAGTCGCCGCTCAGGAGGCTGACGATGAAGGGTGGCAGTTACACGCTAGTGTTCTTGTTGCACAGTCAGAAG taaaactaggccaatatgaaaatGCAGCTAGTTCATTCGAGAAATCATTAGAGCTTGCAAGGCGACAGAACGACACTGCAGCAGAAGATGCCATTACCAAAGCTCTAGAAGAAGTCAACAATAAAATAGTTCAAGGTGTGAaggatgatgatggtg TCCAAGACAGATACGATGATGATTTTGAGACAG GTCAAAAGTCCGCTTCTCCACGAGAACCAACACCTCCACCAAAACAATTATCACCTGAGCAGAGGCCAAAATCTGTAACTTACAAGGAACCTGAag CTGAAGCAGAGCCTGAGGAGGTagaggaagaagaagaaattCAAG AAACAGAAATAGACAAACCTAGCTCAACTGAGCCGGAAACCAGTCCACAGGAAGAAGATGTAACCAAGCAACATCAAGCACCTGCTGAACCAGAGCAGTTGCCAGGACAACAGGAAGAAG